TTAAGTGTAGCAGGAACTAGTATGTTGGAAATGCAATGATTTAACGAGGAGGCCATGTTTTAAAAGCCTTACAGATGTACATTGTGCAATGTGCTGCACGTTCAGCTGCAGTAAAGATCTGGAGAGAGGACACAATGTGGTAATGCTCAGGGAAAGTGTGTGGCAGGGTCTGTTACGCTACAAACATTTTTTAGTAATGACAAAGCAATCCATGTTTGCGTCGAGGACGTTGTGTTTGTGAACTTTCAGCAGCTGTCAGCCCCTGTAAACTATGGAACCCAAGTGGCATCTATATATGTGCATGTGCACCGTACCATACACCTGCACAAACACTAGGCGTGAACGTTCATGGGCATTTCTGGATTGAAGTGCCATGTCCGTGCCATTGGCGCACAAAGTGTGCTAGTTCTTGCAAGGGAGAGTGTCTTAATTCAATCGATACTGTATTTCGCAAAAGAAGGCAGGTATCAAAAAATGTCAGCGGAGCGGTTCTAACGGTTCCTATCAAGTGGAACAATTGTTACTTTTACGTTGCAACTCACTCGTAATAAAGTTGAGAAAGTCTTGAGAACTGATTGGCTGTCACAGGTCCCATCTGGtgtaatgatttattaattGCAGGTTCTGTTTGTTTGAAAAAATAAGACAGCAGTTATATCAGCACATTTGCAGACATTGCACAGAAACCCGAAGATTGTGAGTGACAGGTTAATTATGAGTTACCTATACAAGAACAGCGCAAATAAAATTCCACCTCCCCCTTTCCTGTTTTCTGGACAAAATGTTCTAAGCCggttaaaacaaaaagcacCATACGAGTGATGACAATAGCAGGACCACAAAAACTTGAGTTGATGAGAAATGCATACATTATGACATTATGTGCGGAGTTACAATACGATCCCATCTGTTTGGAATTGTACACAGGATTCCACTAATTTGTTTGACACTTAACCTAACAACTTGAATACTATTAAGATATATTGTAGTGACAAAGTGCTTTCAAATAAAAGGAACCATatctttgtgttcatttttaacAGTGACTTGTACCAGGTCAATGAAGCATTTAAAGAAAACTGGCATTTCTTGCACAAACAATGCACTCTCTTCAGGAGTAAAGATTAAGAGTCATGAAAACATTTCCTGCCTGCAAGCAGACAATGCCGTAAGTCAAATAAAGTAACTTATACTTTCTTAAATACCATCTTAAATTTTAAGCTTATCCTAAAAAGTATGTCTTCTATCTTAGAAATTTTAGTGgcattttttaacccattttaaACACCCCTTGAGGATGAAGGGCATACTATTGCTTCCTCTTCTATTTTAGCTCGACAGGTAGAGTTGCCTATCAATGGACAGACAATTGAGCCTCCAAGTTCAACAGTGTAATGGTGCTCAGTCTGAGCATTGTTATACCGAGACAGTTTGAATGCCTTAGCAGAGGTTTGAGCATTCTGTTCCAACAGTGTCCGCAAGTAAACAAGGCCCCAGAGAAATTAATTGGGGATAATCTCAAGTTACAAGAGGGATCATCATGGTCTAAAAAGACACCAGAGGATCACTAGTCATTTAACACCACCAAAGcagtgaaaacattaaaaaaacaaaaaactttaaaagcCTTCACACAGGGcaggcccaagacaaaatgccgcctggggcgaattttaaaatgctgcccccccccattatctacccttcctctccctccctccctattttctacccttaccccccccccctcatacttacctttcagcagtcctgcggcgagtctccctgttcggtctcggtgccggcttgtaatgctgagtgccggaaatgaggtaatcttccggcactcagcattacaagccggcaccgagaccgaacagggagactcaccgcagaggagagagagaggggcaccgagcgggtactgacagcttggtaagcgaaaaccactcggtgcccctttctctctctttcgctttaaaaaaaaaaaaaagtgccgccccttcaaaagtgccgcctggagcggttgccccactcggctccattgtcaggccggccctgccttCACATATACCGCTTATTATTTAAGGCCACCAACCTAACAAGTATTCATAGAGTATTATAAAGTGTATTTTCACCCTTTAAAAATTAAAGCAAAATTTTAAACTAACAATAGTGAATGGCGCTGAAATGGTTTATTATCTCCCAAAAAATAGCGCTATTACGTCTGTACGAGAAATGTGCCACAAAGAAAAAACTGTaatatgaaaatacaaaatacaacacTTCTGTTTCATTATAATAATCATGTATACTAATCATATTATGAATTACAGTTAAGTATTCCTGAACAAGGGGCGCTATTTTGGTACCCTTTAGAATTGGGGTGCATTAGTTGCATTGAACAAACATTGCAGGAAATGTAAGCATATCCGATAAACAATGGAAGGTGAGTGTCTGTGAAGCTTGTAGGTGTGCAGCACTGTTCAGATAAATGATTTGTGCGAACATTTCAGTCTATTTTACTTAATTCAGCACAAACATCAGTGTGCGTCAATGACTAACAGATTTAGGTATATAGATCTACTGCAGGTCATATGTCAAATTGACTCAGAATACAGTACTTACGACattcaataaattaatataattcaaATCTTTAAAAGACGAACACCTACATCTAGAATTCACGCAGCTGTGAATGTTAACAGCAAAAAGTAATTGTTAAAAGGAGCTCCTAACAAAATACCAACAGCAGAGATTTACGTCTCAATGTCTTATTGtggaattatattataatattatagggAAGGTGAGATACATTTAGGATAAAACAGGCATTCTCACTCTTATGTCATCAAACCAAAACGAGGCTTTACCgatatgcatgttttttttctgttttgtttttttaagaattaaaacccaaagctgttttctatgttttgtgtgttttctctgtgcttggttgaaaaaaaaagtcgtTTTtccacaataaatacatatttgcatTCACAGCTTGAGTGTCTCGCTCATGGTACCGCACTGTGGTTTCCACATACCGATGATGTATGTTCCCCAAGAATAAGTGACAAAGCAGTTCTTAGAAATGTAGGGCGATGCGCTGAACGTTCTTGTCCCTGTAAGAGTCTCCAGCTGCAGCTTTACACCAAACCACCGCTGCTCGGGTTCAAGGCGATgcgagaaaaacatttttcatatcTAAATTTTAGGAAATAAGTAACTAAAACTGGGCTGCCTATCAAATACTTGCCTTGCACTCTGATCATCATGTCAAGCAGGACAGAGATGACTTGAGGATCGATTTGTCAGGGAAGTGTGCAGGGTTCTTGGTGCTGTGGAATTCCCTACATTAAAGCTCGGTTTGAGCCGAAATCTTCTTGCAATTTTGATTTTGTTCATCTTTTTGGTGCTCCATCAAGTAATTTCACTCTGTACCACCACAATTTCCACTCCTATCCGTGTGCGTGTACCTAGCTTGTGTTTGGATTATGTGCCTCTGCCGGGTGTTTGGCAGAATTGTTACCCGTCCTACATTAGCCCAAAGTGATAACTTTTTTGCCTCATCTTGCCTCCACCCAAGCCGTCTTTATTGAACTATCCTCTTCTTTCCAGTCATTCCATTAATGGCATCATTAGCTTCTGCTGGTTAACAAGTAACCGCACCATATATTGCTCTTAATCCTACAACAGAGCTGGTGGCTCAGGCAGCAAAGGTCACAATACGAATGCGTTTAGAAGGACCTCTCTCGCTCTCTGTGCGAACAACTTATCTTGTCATGCCCACTGGAAGCAGggatggagcagagtcatgtgacgtgagataaattcacatgactcctctgggttcctgcttcccctgttCGGTACAAGAGACTCTGCTCACACAGCTAAGCAGCCTGGACCCTGCGGACGATTATTTTCAGCCGTTAATGCTATTTTCGGTCAATATGTTTTGGCCACCGATATATTTGTGCATCCCTAGTGAACtctttgttccaataaacttcctttctctgcagacatggaggctgccattgctgTTATTTATGTTAGATGTTTGGGTGtttttccctgctcaaacaccatacatttctttatggcaatgctattgAAGTCCGTTACTCCATAGACTTTTTATTAGTGAAAGTGTGCGGATGGGTGATCAAGTCTGTCTATTTACAACAGGCACTGTTATAAGaaatcagggtgtttgtctagtagttGGAGCTAGCAGAACTAGAACACGCAATAatagctaatatgcagctgtataaaaatatattatgcaagAACTACAattgtaaaaacacagcatGATATTAAGTTTTTATGAACTTTATTAACAGCCTAAGTAGATAATCTTAACTAATACTAACTAGCAATAACGAACTAATGTTAATTCTCATTACAACAATGCATCAAAAACAAAAGATCCATGTACAATGACGGTTGAGGGTTGGCCTGTAGACCGCAAGTGCGTACCTCCCTGTGTCACTGGCAAACAACCGGTGATCGGGTCATTGGAAATTTAGTtcgtcttttgttttttttattcctcccccATTTACAGTCATCTCCGCTTTAGAGTTTGTGGTGTGGGGAGTttccttggttgtaatgagctCTCCTTGGCATTAAAAACCAGGTTAACAATTGAGACCTTCTTCCTGCTGGGATCTTGGTGGGACTGACCACTCTGAATTTTAGGAAGATTGGCCTTAGCAGTTTGGGACACCTTCTCTTGGGCGTAAGTCTTTTGTGGAGGACCCATTGGCTTGGCGAGTGCGCTCAAACATTTATCCACGGTGATGAGCTGCTTCCTCCTTACGGTGTCATCTTTGTCTTGCAAGCACTGTTTTGTGTCCTTTGAGGCAATTCTTTCATTCACCGACTTGAGTACCTTCTTTTTGGGCATCACCTTATTAGCTGGGCCCTGATGGCCAGGGACCCCGTCGGAATCTGAGCTATCCGATTCATCAGTGCTGTCATCCAGATCAGGCAGGTGTAAAAATGATCTGGTTGAACTGCTGTGGCGTCGGCCTTTACTCTGCTTCAAGATCTCCTCTGCTTCCGCCCTTTTCTTTGGATCACAATACTCCAACAATGTAGTGCAGAAATGATGTCCCACGGACTCCAGGTCTTTGGTGCTAAAATGGGTCCCACATCTTTTTCCCAGCGTGGATCCACAGTATGTGGACTCCAGAGTGTAGCTATTATTCACCCCCATTCTCCACACAGCCACACGGCCTGTGCCCTCCTTGCTTTTCTTCACTTTAAACTTGCAGTCTACATAGGAAAACTTTTCTGGACAGTTCTTGGCAAACATGAGTGGGAAAACCCGCTCGCCAAAGTTGCCCATTGCAGACTGACCGCGTTTGGCAGAGCAACCATATATAAAGGTGTTCTGTTTTCCGCTGTGCCCGTGAAGATCACAATACAAGAGGACCTTCCGTTCATCCTTCATACGCTGGATCATGTTGCGGGTAAACCATATTGATGGAGCAGACTCCTTCAACTTGCTCTTATATAACCGGTTTAAGTCCTGACCGGCAAGAGAGCAGCGGTGGTTTCCCACAATCACTCCATCTGGATTCAGCATGGGCACAACCTTAAAGACAAAGGTGTCTCGCAGACGACAGGCATCTTTATGGGAACTCAGAATAAAATCCAAGAACCCTTTCATTACCCATGAGCTGTTGGTCTCTCCTGGATGAACTCTGGCTGTTACAATAACAGcttttttcttcctccattCTGTGGCTGTGGTGGTAGGGTTTGTGATGGTCAACTCATGCACCCTGTTACCAGCTAAGGACTGGCAGAGTACCCGGATGTTACAGTACTTGGTCTTTTTTGGGTCTTTGGCGATCCTGGCCAAGTAGTCCTGAAGGTTAGAATAGGTGTATGGGTAGCTGTATGCAAAATAGCAGGTGTCCATGTCATGTGGGAACATGAAGCTCCATGAAACAGAATAGTAGGAACTCTCGTACTGCCTCAAGTTGTTATTGTAGTACTTGATGTCGTCGCCAACTCTGTGCCAGCCAATGCGGCGGGTTTTGGCTTCCGTTTCAGAATACATGAGGGGCCGCATGCCTTGGCTGTAAAGGCTATTGGGCTTCCTGAAGTTGACAATAGTGAAGCGATATGGCACGTTGGCTCGTGTGTTTGTCACTCTGAAGTAAAACCACTGAGTGTGACGCTCGGTGTACAGGTCAGTACGGAGAGTTATCTGGTAGTCATATTCACCAGTCTGGACCACCTTCTGGAGATTCCCACTCTCAAAACGTGCTTCAAAAGCCAACGTGTTCCCAAGGTCTCTGCAGCTCTCAGGTATAACATCCTTCAAGGGGCAATTCCCTCCTGCTTTTGAGGCTGTGTAGCAGGGTTCCTTGTCCCCTTTATTTGCAAGATAGACCACCCTGCCTGCCGTGGAACAGACACATGGTGATTCTTTCTTTTGCCCAGTGGCCTGGTACATGGGCTCTGGAATGGAGGGACTCCAGTTGATATGTTGAACTTTCTCCTGGAGCACCTCACATTCTTCAGGCCATCTCGGCAGTTGATGAAAGCTGTCAGATGGCACCCCATAGAGATCCCGTCGTCCCTTTAGTCGGGCAGATCGTTTGACAGACTGGTCATCCAACATAGTCTGGGGGATCCTTTTGATAGGGGGCTTGTGAAGGTTTTTTCCTTCAATCGCAAG
The DNA window shown above is from Spea bombifrons isolate aSpeBom1 chromosome 1, aSpeBom1.2.pri, whole genome shotgun sequence and carries:
- the LOC128472519 gene encoding cytosolic carboxypeptidase 3-like: MRRRDPPSVESTKGKMTHLAIEGKNLHKPPIKRIPQTMLDDQSVKRSARLKGRRDLYGVPSDSFHQLPRWPEECEVLQEKVQHINWSPSIPEPMYQATGQKKESPCVCSTAGRVVYLANKGDKEPCYTASKAGGNCPLKDVIPESCRDLGNTLAFEARFESGNLQKVVQTGEYDYQITLRTDLYTERHTQWFYFRVTNTRANVPYRFTIVNFRKPNSLYSQGMRPLMYSETEAKTRRIGWHRVGDDIKYYNNNLRQYESSYYSVSWSFMFPHDMDTCYFAYSYPYTYSNLQDYLARIAKDPKKTKYCNIRVLCQSLAGNRVHELTITNPTTTATEWRKKKAVIVTARVHPGETNSSWVMKGFLDFILSSHKDACRLRDTFVFKVVPMLNPDGVIVGNHRCSLAGQDLNRLYKSKLKESAPSIWFTRNMIQRMKDERKVLLYCDLHGHSGKQNTFIYGCSAKRGQSAMGNFGERVFPLMFAKNCPEKFSYVDCKFKVKKSKEGTGRVAVWRMGVNNSYTLESTYCGSTLGKRCGTHFSTKDLESVGHHFCTTLLEYCDPKKRAEAEEILKQSKGRRHSSSTRSFLHLPDLDDSTDESDSSDSDGVPGHQGPANKVMPKKKVLKSVNERIASKDTKQCLQDKDDTVRRKQLITVDKCLSALAKPMGPPQKTYAQEKVSQTAKANLPKIQSGQSHQDPSRKKVSIVNLVFNAKESSLQPRKLPTPQTLKRR